A genomic segment from Nitrospira sp. encodes:
- a CDS encoding putative secretion system W transmembrane protein 1, with protein sequence MNSLVSSLRDLLLRVGQPSAHNGAFAINLSSRYRWYLAPARLVIMLLAWMIGAVMLWDISQSWLAWQEVQSMEGALTQVQERDRELLKEAQREGIDLSEAALQILPKEIEFANQLIEKRSFSWTRFLTELERAIPQRIAVNSIRLDPANATILLTGSARALEDVTTLTVTFQDHPQFKEPVLGQHRDLGNGLVEFDLSLRYRNRNP encoded by the coding sequence TTGAACAGTCTGGTCTCAAGTCTGCGTGATCTGTTGCTGCGTGTGGGGCAGCCGTCGGCCCACAACGGAGCCTTCGCGATCAATCTGAGCAGCCGGTATCGCTGGTATCTGGCTCCGGCCCGGCTGGTCATCATGTTGTTGGCGTGGATGATCGGCGCGGTGATGTTGTGGGACATTTCACAATCCTGGTTGGCTTGGCAAGAGGTCCAATCCATGGAAGGAGCCTTGACCCAAGTTCAGGAGCGGGACCGTGAATTGTTGAAGGAGGCGCAGCGGGAAGGCATCGACCTGTCGGAAGCGGCTCTGCAAATCCTCCCCAAGGAAATCGAGTTCGCCAATCAGCTGATCGAAAAGCGCAGCTTTTCCTGGACCAGATTTCTGACGGAGTTGGAGCGGGCCATTCCCCAACGGATCGCCGTCAACAGTATCCGGCTCGATCCCGCGAATGCCACGATCCTGCTCACGGGATCTGCCAGGGCGCTGGAGGATGTGACCACCTTGACCGTGACGTTTCAGGACCATCCCCAATTCAAGGAGCCGGTGTTGGGACAGCACCGGGATCTGGGTAATGGATTGGTGGAGTTCGACCTGTCCCTGCGGTATCGGAATCGCAACCCATGA
- a CDS encoding putative secretion system W protein PilO-like — protein sequence MMLPGFDRLQQTMRQPYAPILPWVAFVAGLALLSYGIHTLVLGAAEQEQQRLETEWVKARQQLSRHKEAKKAKADLQRVWAVLPLYRDFAPLALGVTEEAKRDQVTLPALSYKTEKTSVPDATKAVLQGTVTGRYEDLRRFLYNLESAEELLFIEDLNLVRSGNVQDQQLTFNIRISTYLRGEHLQSQAP from the coding sequence ATGATGCTCCCCGGATTCGACCGTCTCCAACAGACCATGCGCCAACCCTATGCGCCGATCCTTCCCTGGGTTGCGTTCGTCGCGGGATTGGCGCTGCTGAGTTACGGTATCCACACTCTGGTGTTGGGGGCTGCCGAGCAGGAACAGCAGAGGCTTGAAACCGAATGGGTGAAGGCGCGGCAGCAACTGAGTCGGCACAAGGAGGCCAAGAAGGCCAAGGCAGACCTTCAGCGCGTATGGGCGGTGTTGCCGTTGTATCGGGATTTTGCGCCGTTGGCCCTCGGTGTGACGGAAGAGGCGAAGCGGGATCAAGTCACGTTGCCGGCGCTTTCCTATAAGACAGAGAAGACTTCAGTGCCGGACGCCACCAAAGCAGTTCTCCAGGGTACGGTGACCGGGCGTTATGAAGACCTTCGACGGTTTCTCTACAACCTGGAATCGGCGGAGGAGTTGTTGTTCATCGAGGACCTGAACCTGGTCCGGTCGGGCAATGTGCAGGACCAACAGTTGACCTTCAATATTCGGATTTCGACCTACCTGCGCGGAGAGCATTTGCAATCTCAGGCACCGTAA